The Desulfomonilaceae bacterium genomic interval AGCCACTGTGGCTTCCAAGAATAAACCATGTTCAGAAGAGCGGACTGATTCGATAGTTCCTACAACAAGACCACGTGGAAAAATTCCATCCAGACCTGAAGTAACAATTAGATCTCCTTGCTCAATCTTGGCTTCCTTGCTCAAATATTGAAGCACACAGCTATACGAGTATGATCCAATCAAAAGCCCCCTGTCACGTGTGCGCTCCACTCTGCAATCTACCGCCACGTTCGGATCCGTGATCATGGCCACTTGTGCCATGGCGTTCGAACATCTTCCAATTTTGCCAACCACTCCTTCAGGCGTTGTAACTGGCATATCAGGCAATACACCCTCATCTGACCCCTTGTTGATTAACACGGTTCTGAATAAGCCAGACGCGTCTTGACCGATGATCTGGGCCACAATAGTAGGGAAATCCAGCTTATCCTTGAGATCCAGTATTTTTTTCAGACGCTTGTTTTCCAGCTCCTTTTCTCTCAACGAGACAATTTCGGTTCTCAACCTGCGAATCTCTTCAGTCAACACCCGGTTTTCCCTATTAACGCCTACTAGCTGGATGTATGAATCAAATACGTTAGAGACTTTCCTCTGGAAAAAAGTAATAGTCTGATCAATTGGTTTAAATGCCGAGTAAATGAAACTTACAAATGTCCCTCTACCGCCTTTCTCAAAAGAAGAAAAAAGCAAAATGAGACCTAGACTCACTAGAATCGCGGCAATGGTTAATTCTTTGATCGATCGGGGCATGGCCTGGAATATAGCCGGCGCGGAAAATTAAAACCATCCGTGAAGTTAAACGAATGGAGTTTCGGATTCTGATAAAGACAAGATAATGGAACTGAATGTTATGAGCATAGCCTCAATTACTGGGTTTGAATGCAGTTGTATACTTCATGGTGTTTTCAAGCTCTAATTAGAATGTCCCTGTACATTTCAAAATTTTCAAAAACAATGCCTGACCCCAGGACTACGCTTGAGAGGGGATCATCAGCTACAACTACTGGCAGCCCTGTTTCGCGTCTAATAACTTCATCAAGATTTTTCAAAAGCGATCCACCCCCCGTCAGGACGATACCTCTGTCCACAATGTCCGACGCGAGTTCCGGCGGTGTCTGTTCTAAGGCTGTTTTTACAGTTTCCAGGATTGCTCTCACAGGTCCGGAAATCGCCTCAGTAACTTCGCTGGATCGAAGTGGAATAACTTTAGGCACCCCGGCTATAAGATCCCGCCCTTTCACCTCAATCACCATTTCATCTTTAGTCTGGCAGGCGCTCCCTATCAACATCTTTACCATTTCACCGGTTCTCTCTCCTATCAGCAAGCTGTATTTATGTTTGACGTATTTTATTATGTCGTTATCAATTTTATCCCCAGCGATTCGCAATGATTTGGCGTAAACAATGTCCGACATCGAGATGACCGCAACTTCAGTCGTTCCCCCTCCAATATCCACAATCATATTGCTGGTAGGTTCTGTGATTGGAAGGTTAGCTCCGATCGCCGCAGCGATGGGTTCCTCGATCAAATAGACATCCCGAGCCCCAGCGCTTTCAGCCGCTTCTCGCACAGCCCGCATCTCCACTTGAGTAACACCGGCGGGAACACATACCACTATCCTGGGCTTAACAAACATCCTGCGCTTGTGAATACGGCGGATGAAGTGTTTCAGCATAGCTTCGGTAACTTCAAAATCTGCAATAACCCCATCTTTCATGGGGCGGATGGCCTTGATGTTGTCTGGTGTCCGTCCGACCATTTTCTTCGCGTCAGTACCCACCGCAACTATTCTAGGGCCTCGTCTAAGGTCCATTTTGACGGCCACAACAGACGGCTCGGACAAGATAATCCCTTTGCCCCGGACGTACACGAGGGTGTTTGCAGTCCCGAGATCTATGGCCATGTCGTTTGAAAAGATGCTCGACAACCAATTAGAGAGCATTTTTGTTTTTACTAAACCAATTTTCCTAAGAATAAGTGTAGGGACAATATCAGACACTCGGACGATGATCAAGCGTACGACTAAGTCTTAGTCATAAACTGGACCGTCTTCTTCTTGTGGCAGACCAGAAAGGCTTTTAACAAAGAGTTTTCAGCGCCTCCATTGACTTAAGGATCATATGATCATAATATTGCCACTCGAATTGCCCCTTCGGAAAGGAGAATCCGGTGCTAGATCTGATGCGACGACACGCCAGTTCATGGTTAATAAAAGTAGCGCTCGGCGGAATAATTATTGTTTTTATTTTCTTTTTTGGGTGGGGCGGGCCACGTGATAAAGAACACGATTATGCGGCTAAAGTCAATGATCAGGTCATTGGTTACGATCACTTCTATAACACATACCAGACTGAGGTTGAAAAAATACGGTTGAGATTCCGTGGCGCTATGCCTCCTGACTTGTTGGAACGGCTCAACCTAAAGAAAAGCGTCCTGGATCGGCTCATAGATGAACAGCTCCTTATCCAGGAAGCTGTCAAACTGGGTTTCTTTGTCAATGACACCGACGTTAGAAACGCCATCTTGTCTGATCAGACTTTTCAAAGAAACGGATCTTTCGATCCCGAAATTTACAAGATGTATCTGAGTTCTATTAAATTGAACCCAGACATGTATGAAAGATACCTGAAACAGGAACTGCTTGCCGACCAAGTAACCAAACTCATAACGGACTCAGTTAAGACCGATCCCAAGGAACTTGAAACGTTGTGGCATTTCCAAAACGACAAAATGACTCTGGCGCTTATGATTATCAAGCCGGAGGAGGCCCACAATAAAGTGGCTATTGACGAAAAGGCCCTTGAAAACTACTTCAAGCGGAATGAGTCTCGATACCAAATTCCAGCATCGGCCAAAATAGAGTACGTCTGGTTTTCGTGGAAAGATCTCCTCAAGGACTCGAATGTCACTGACGATGACGTAAAATCTTACTACAAGCTAAACCAGAAAGAATTTATCGAGCCGGAAAAAGTAAAAATTAGTCAGATTCTTCTGAAGGTTCCGGAAAAAGCCTCTGATCAGGAAAGAGAAACGATCAAAGAGAAGGCTATCAAGCTGGAACAGGACATTAAGGGTGGGGCCGATTTCCATAAAGTGGCCAAAGAGAACTCTCAGGATGAGGCCACGGCTTCAAAGGGAGGAGAACTTGGCTGGATCACCAAAAGCTCCTTGAACCCAGCCATTGAAGAGCAGGCTTTTAAGCTCAACAAGGGTGAAATCTCGTCTCCGATTCTGACGGATCAAGGATATCATCTCATATTGGTTGAAGACAGAGTTGATGAGGCTGAGAAGCCGTTTGAAGAAGTAAAGGGAAAAATTACCCAACTGTTGAAGGATGAACAGGCAAAGAAAAAAATAGCTCAGTTCGCTGACGATTTCTATGAACAGGTGTACAGATCAGAAAACCTTCCTGAACAGGCGAAGAAATTCGGGCTAAAGCTCGAAATGGCCGACAATGTCACCTCCCAGGGCGGAATACCAGGAGTGTTAGACTCAGCAAACGTTTCTCAGGACATATTTGAATTAAAAACAGAAGACGTTTCTAAACTGGTCAGAAATGGCGATAACTATTTCGTGGCTCAACTCCTGGAGAAGAGACCAGAGCGAATCCCCTCTTTAGGACAAGTTCAAAGCCTGGTGGAAAAGGACTACATCAAGAACCAGGCCCTTGAGCAAGCCGTAAAAAAGGCTGAATCGCTCATAGAGCAGATTTCCAAAAATCCATCGGAAGCCGACAACATTGCAAAAGCCAGTGGCTTAACCTGGGATACGCTCGAACCGGTATCTAGAACAGCCGGCTTTGTTCCTCAGCTTGGTAAATCCAACCAGGTGTCTGAAATGCTCACTTCCATCTCTGAGGCCGCCCCCGTTTTTAATACACCCATAAACACCACCACTGGGGTTGGTATCGTCCGGTTAATAAAAACAGATCCAGCTAGCAGGGAAGAATATACAAAGGGCGCATCCGAATTTAGGAATTGGGTGTTGGAAGTGCGTCGGACCGAATTTCTCAAAGGATGGTTAAGGATGCTTCGCGATAAATCATCCATTGACATTAATCAAAAGGCCCTGTGAACAAAGAGGAAATACCTGTTCCATAAGGCGACATTATTTGTTTATTCGCTCTATTACCTTGACATTGGTAGGACCCGCTGTTAATCTTTAGCTACGCGGGCATAGCTCAGTTGGTAGAGTGCAAGCTTCCCAAGCTTGATGTCGCGGGTTCGAGCCCCGTTGCCCGCTCCAGAGAGTGGTTTTTTGCCACCCGGGTTTTTTTAAATCCCGGGTTTTTTATTATAGATGATATGCGACAACACGGGCGCACATAACGGAAATGGTAACAGATCGTAAGCTTCTTTCCTATCTGTGGGACTTGATTGAACCACTGCTTGAACCTGATGGTATAGAACTGGTGGAAGTGGAATACCTGCTCTTGGGCGGCTCATGGACTTTGAGGCTGTACATCGACTCGCCTCAAGGAATAACCCTCGATGACTGCGCAATGGTTAGCAGACAGGTTGGAGCTTTACTCGACATAGAAGATCCTATTGATCACCATTATAGCCTGGAGGTATCTTCCCCGGGGATCAACAGAGTCCTGAGGAAACTTAGAGATTTCGACAGATTTTCAGGCCGTCAGGCACGTATCAGGACGATTCACAAGATTGAGGGACGCAGGAACTTCTTGGGTGTAATTAGGGGCGCACGAGATACAACAGTGATTATGGAAGTAGATAATAAAATGATAGAGATTAACGCGGAAAATATTGAGAAAGCTCATTTGGAAACTCCGCCGGATGAAATTTTGCAGCAAGGCCTTAACAAAAAGGCGTTTAGCGTGGGAGGGTGACCATGGGAAGTTTGGACCGAATGATTGATCAGGTGGCCAAAGAAAAGGGAATTTCAAGAGATACCTTGGTAGAGGCCCTTGAGGCTGCGCTGGTTTCGGCGGCGAGGAAGAGGTTCGGTCCGAAGGTCGAACTGGAAGCCCAGTACAGCGATTCAACAGGCGAAATTGAAGTTTTTAGATTCAGGGACGTTGTGGCCGAAGTCGAGGATCCCAGTGTGGAGATTGATCTGGAAACCGCCAGAAAAGAGTTGGATCCGGAGGCTGAAGTTGGTGACCAACTTGGAGAAAAGATCGAGGCTGAGACCTTTGGGAGAATCGCCGCCCAAACAGCGAAACAGGTAATTATCC includes:
- a CDS encoding rod shape-determining protein, with protein sequence MLSNWLSSIFSNDMAIDLGTANTLVYVRGKGIILSEPSVVAVKMDLRRGPRIVAVGTDAKKMVGRTPDNIKAIRPMKDGVIADFEVTEAMLKHFIRRIHKRRMFVKPRIVVCVPAGVTQVEMRAVREAAESAGARDVYLIEEPIAAAIGANLPITEPTSNMIVDIGGGTTEVAVISMSDIVYAKSLRIAGDKIDNDIIKYVKHKYSLLIGERTGEMVKMLIGSACQTKDEMVIEVKGRDLIAGVPKVIPLRSSEVTEAISGPVRAILETVKTALEQTPPELASDIVDRGIVLTGGGSLLKNLDEVIRRETGLPVVVADDPLSSVVLGSGIVFENFEMYRDILIRA
- the rimP gene encoding ribosome maturation factor RimP — translated: MVTDRKLLSYLWDLIEPLLEPDGIELVEVEYLLLGGSWTLRLYIDSPQGITLDDCAMVSRQVGALLDIEDPIDHHYSLEVSSPGINRVLRKLRDFDRFSGRQARIRTIHKIEGRRNFLGVIRGARDTTVIMEVDNKMIEINAENIEKAHLETPPDEILQQGLNKKAFSVGG
- the mreC gene encoding rod shape-determining protein MreC — its product is MPRSIKELTIAAILVSLGLILLFSSFEKGGRGTFVSFIYSAFKPIDQTITFFQRKVSNVFDSYIQLVGVNRENRVLTEEIRRLRTEIVSLREKELENKRLKKILDLKDKLDFPTIVAQIIGQDASGLFRTVLINKGSDEGVLPDMPVTTPEGVVGKIGRCSNAMAQVAMITDPNVAVDCRVERTRDRGLLIGSYSYSCVLQYLSKEAKIEQGDLIVTSGLDGIFPRGLVVGTIESVRSSEHGLFLEATVAPSARLSEIEEVVVILGSQGGFSMEPGLEGKP
- a CDS encoding SurA N-terminal domain-containing protein, with the translated sequence MLDLMRRHASSWLIKVALGGIIIVFIFFFGWGGPRDKEHDYAAKVNDQVIGYDHFYNTYQTEVEKIRLRFRGAMPPDLLERLNLKKSVLDRLIDEQLLIQEAVKLGFFVNDTDVRNAILSDQTFQRNGSFDPEIYKMYLSSIKLNPDMYERYLKQELLADQVTKLITDSVKTDPKELETLWHFQNDKMTLALMIIKPEEAHNKVAIDEKALENYFKRNESRYQIPASAKIEYVWFSWKDLLKDSNVTDDDVKSYYKLNQKEFIEPEKVKISQILLKVPEKASDQERETIKEKAIKLEQDIKGGADFHKVAKENSQDEATASKGGELGWITKSSLNPAIEEQAFKLNKGEISSPILTDQGYHLILVEDRVDEAEKPFEEVKGKITQLLKDEQAKKKIAQFADDFYEQVYRSENLPEQAKKFGLKLEMADNVTSQGGIPGVLDSANVSQDIFELKTEDVSKLVRNGDNYFVAQLLEKRPERIPSLGQVQSLVEKDYIKNQALEQAVKKAESLIEQISKNPSEADNIAKASGLTWDTLEPVSRTAGFVPQLGKSNQVSEMLTSISEAAPVFNTPINTTTGVGIVRLIKTDPASREEYTKGASEFRNWVLEVRRTEFLKGWLRMLRDKSSIDINQKAL